The following are encoded together in the Pseudomonadota bacterium genome:
- a CDS encoding tetratricopeptide repeat protein: protein NRIALSQLGVYYRERGQLAKAAPYLEKAGKLYPKDFDARANLGQLYDYQGRFQQALVELDAALLINPDRADVLVNMGIIRARQGDLAGAERDLVRALQLAPKYEDGKYNLALVHFQQGRLDLAEQELAGVIRSDPDFVEAYNSLGLVLLDRGRRDEAVAAFREAIRLNSAFQDARNNLQYALGIGSRDGQPP, encoded by the coding sequence CCAACCGGATCGCCCTGAGCCAGCTGGGAGTCTATTACCGGGAGCGTGGTCAACTGGCGAAAGCGGCCCCATATCTCGAGAAGGCGGGAAAACTGTATCCGAAAGATTTTGATGCCCGGGCCAACCTGGGGCAGCTGTATGACTATCAGGGGCGTTTCCAGCAGGCCCTGGTTGAACTGGATGCGGCCCTGCTGATCAATCCTGATCGGGCTGATGTGCTGGTCAACATGGGGATTATCCGGGCCAGGCAGGGGGATCTCGCCGGGGCGGAGCGGGATCTGGTCAGGGCCTTGCAGCTGGCGCCGAAATATGAAGATGGAAAGTACAATCTGGCCCTGGTCCACTTTCAGCAGGGCCGGCTTGACCTGGCGGAACAGGAGTTGGCCGGGGTAATCCGGTCTGATCCCGATTTTGTCGAGGCATACAACAGTCTGGGGCTTGTTCTCCTGGACCGGGGAAGGAGGGATGAGGCGGTTGCCGCTTTTCGGGAGGCGATTCGTTTGAACAGCGCATTTCAGGATGCCCGGAACAATCTCCAGTATGCCCTTGGCATCGGCAGCAGGGATGGTCAGCCGCCGTGA
- a CDS encoding glycosyltransferase family 39 protein encodes MELDHSGKLSASPASPAGKPFQFNTWIAWSVMLLVGSFLIFFHISHDSLWGDEAYTYSRINPDLLQIPEVIGKTDTHPPLYYVACKVFAELFGYARGTLRSFAGLGLLATTILLGAGPISRLFNQRVGLIFAFLMLFSSMNLFHAQEIRMYSWATFLMTACATTGFLYVRDGKKSDLIFFGLSSLGGLYIHYYVTLGVFFVHLFLLCWIILRKRHLLWPFLAESLVAASLFAPWLFFLVKQVAGVSSGFWIGKPSLYALYNIFRLPFGVPGGFFPNSNYLLAGSLVYLGSGLVAAYRNRQKPIFASLALPVFSAVLIFALVYSFLVRPILAERYMLPLWGLLFLVIAAEIDHFLKSTKRIARGYSHLFLVCYAALALPAMQILYFVEFKSPMNDIVHFGKTHFHEKQAFLHFDDTTLYLFAIEFPDYSQFLYKSPSTITDYTAHYQESYGKAQFQVITDLRQISENFAQIWLVSPDSDNVKLFQQLAFSATPNRRPALYSPQLLTSRIEVEKAATRGIIRFTTPLQNASTDMALVNLPTR; translated from the coding sequence ATGGAACTTGATCACTCAGGCAAGTTGAGTGCCTCACCCGCATCTCCTGCGGGAAAACCCTTTCAATTCAACACCTGGATAGCCTGGAGCGTGATGCTTCTGGTCGGTTCATTCCTCATCTTTTTCCATATTTCCCATGACAGCCTCTGGGGGGATGAAGCGTACACCTATTCCAGGATCAACCCTGATCTCCTGCAGATTCCCGAGGTCATCGGGAAAACAGATACTCACCCTCCCCTCTATTATGTTGCCTGTAAGGTTTTCGCAGAACTCTTCGGCTACGCCCGGGGAACCCTGCGGAGTTTTGCCGGCCTTGGACTCCTCGCCACGACAATACTTTTAGGGGCCGGCCCCATTTCCCGCCTATTCAATCAAAGAGTGGGCCTTATTTTTGCGTTCCTGATGCTTTTCTCCAGCATGAATCTGTTTCACGCCCAGGAAATACGAATGTACTCATGGGCAACCTTCTTGATGACCGCCTGTGCAACAACGGGTTTTCTTTATGTCCGTGACGGGAAGAAATCTGATCTTATCTTTTTTGGCCTATCATCGCTGGGGGGGTTGTATATCCATTATTATGTCACCCTTGGCGTCTTCTTCGTTCACCTCTTTTTGCTCTGCTGGATCATCCTGCGGAAACGACACCTCTTATGGCCATTTTTAGCGGAATCTCTTGTCGCTGCTTCACTGTTTGCCCCATGGCTTTTCTTTCTGGTAAAACAGGTGGCCGGAGTCAGCAGCGGGTTTTGGATCGGGAAGCCGTCACTGTACGCTCTGTACAATATATTCCGCCTGCCATTCGGGGTGCCGGGAGGCTTTTTCCCGAATTCAAATTACTTATTGGCCGGCTCATTGGTCTATCTTGGCTCGGGTTTGGTCGCAGCTTACCGGAATCGGCAGAAACCGATTTTCGCCTCCCTGGCCCTCCCGGTGTTCAGCGCGGTCCTCATATTCGCCCTTGTATACTCTTTCCTGGTTCGCCCCATCCTGGCAGAGAGATACATGCTTCCTTTATGGGGATTACTCTTCCTTGTGATTGCTGCCGAGATCGACCATTTCCTGAAATCAACAAAGAGAATTGCCCGGGGATATTCTCATCTATTCCTGGTTTGCTATGCAGCCTTGGCCTTACCAGCCATGCAGATATTATATTTTGTAGAATTCAAGAGCCCCATGAACGACATCGTTCATTTCGGCAAGACACACTTTCACGAGAAACAGGCATTTCTGCACTTTGACGACACGACCTTATATCTTTTTGCAATCGAATTTCCTGACTATTCTCAATTTCTATACAAATCTCCCTCGACGATTACCGATTATACAGCTCATTATCAGGAAAGTTATGGCAAAGCCCAATTTCAGGTGATCACCGACCTGCGACAGATCTCCGAAAATTTTGCTCAAATCTGGCTCGTCTCTCCGGACAGCGACAACGTGAAACTTTTCCAGCAATTGGCTTTTTCAGCGACCCCGAACCGTCGCCCTGCACTCTACTCCCCCCAACTGCTGACCAGCAGGATCGAGGTGGAAAAAGCAGCCACCCGGGGTATCATCAGGTTCACTACTCCACTCCAGAACGCATCAACCGATATGGCCCTGGTGAACCTGCCAACACGATAA
- a CDS encoding transketolase yields the protein MEISRKVRRDVIRMQRLGTGVASAMSVVDILVCLYFEVLSPSAKGETTGDHFLLSKGHAVSALYATLAARGILDPSLLARFLEDGSPLTGHPSRGSVPGIEVSTGSLGHGLPIGVGLAWEAKLAGRTSSRVFVLHGDGELQEGSVWEGAALASRLGLDNLVAVVDVNGLQGYGRVDELTPLARFAEKWRSFGWEAIEIDGHDHARIVETLQACPLVSGKPSVVLARTVKGKGVKDMEDRLGWHYFSVPVDRIGPFLEELS from the coding sequence ATGGAAATCTCTCGCAAGGTTCGCCGCGACGTGATCCGGATGCAACGGTTGGGAACCGGGGTGGCGTCCGCCATGTCGGTGGTTGATATCCTGGTCTGTCTCTATTTTGAGGTCCTCTCGCCATCGGCCAAAGGCGAAACGACAGGGGACCATTTCCTGTTGAGCAAAGGACATGCCGTCTCCGCCCTTTATGCGACCCTGGCAGCCCGTGGTATCCTCGATCCGTCCCTTCTTGCTCGCTTTCTTGAAGACGGCAGTCCCCTGACCGGTCATCCGTCCCGAGGCAGTGTTCCGGGTATTGAGGTTTCCACCGGCTCACTGGGCCATGGTCTTCCCATTGGGGTCGGCCTCGCCTGGGAGGCGAAACTTGCGGGCCGGACCTCCTCCCGGGTTTTCGTTCTTCACGGTGACGGAGAGTTACAGGAGGGCAGCGTCTGGGAAGGGGCAGCCCTGGCATCCCGGCTGGGGCTTGACAATCTGGTGGCCGTTGTGGATGTCAACGGACTCCAGGGATACGGTCGAGTTGATGAGCTGACCCCTCTGGCCCGTTTTGCGGAAAAATGGCGGTCCTTCGGCTGGGAGGCAATCGAGATCGACGGACATGACCATGCCCGGATCGTCGAAACGCTGCAGGCGTGCCCGCTCGTATCCGGCAAACCCTCGGTGGTCCTGGCGAGAACCGTCAAGGGGAAGGGGGTGAAGGACATGGAAGACCGGTTGGGTTGGCATTATTTCTCGGTTCCGGTCGATCGGATCGGGCCCTTTCTTGAGGAACTTTCGTAA
- a CDS encoding transketolase, which produces MRQAFLKTLIECLAVDPAILLLTSDTGFHVFDDFQREYPENYLNVGISEAAMIGIAAGLALAGRKVMTYAIAPFATFRCLEQIRVDLCCQKLPVMVVGVGAGLTYGPAGPTHHTIEDIAVMKALPNMTVFCPGDPWETEAAVRAGLALDGPCYLRLGKSSEPLVHQQPPAFRVGEGILLRPGTDLAILATGTMLAAAVEVADRLKGQGISAELISMPTVKPIDRRLIGEAVERFPLLVTMEEHSLLGGFGSAVADTMLESGLASTRLLKFGIPDVYCDVAGSQEYLRAKYGLDPESMTTRILEVVRSRS; this is translated from the coding sequence ATGAGGCAGGCCTTTCTCAAAACCCTGATCGAGTGTCTGGCCGTTGACCCGGCCATTCTGCTCTTGACCTCCGACACCGGCTTTCACGTTTTTGATGATTTTCAGCGGGAGTATCCCGAGAATTACTTGAATGTTGGAATCTCCGAGGCGGCGATGATCGGCATCGCGGCAGGTCTTGCCTTGGCGGGCAGGAAGGTCATGACCTATGCCATTGCCCCCTTTGCCACCTTTCGGTGTCTGGAACAGATCCGGGTGGATCTCTGTTGCCAGAAGCTTCCGGTCATGGTCGTCGGGGTCGGCGCCGGTCTGACTTACGGCCCGGCCGGTCCCACCCATCATACCATCGAGGATATCGCCGTGATGAAGGCCCTGCCCAATATGACCGTTTTCTGTCCCGGAGATCCTTGGGAGACCGAGGCGGCGGTCCGGGCCGGACTGGCCCTGGACGGACCCTGTTATCTCCGGCTCGGGAAGAGCAGCGAACCGCTGGTCCATCAACAGCCGCCAGCTTTCCGGGTCGGCGAGGGGATTCTCCTGCGCCCAGGGACTGATCTGGCCATCCTGGCCACCGGGACGATGCTCGCCGCTGCAGTCGAGGTTGCCGATCGACTCAAGGGCCAAGGGATCAGCGCCGAATTAATCAGCATGCCCACGGTCAAGCCCATCGATCGACGGCTTATCGGCGAAGCGGTGGAACGATTTCCACTCCTGGTTACCATGGAGGAGCATAGTCTGCTGGGCGGTTTCGGTTCGGCGGTGGCTGATACCATGCTGGAATCGGGGTTGGCGTCCACCCGATTATTGAAGTTCGGTATCCCGGATGTTTATTGCGATGTCGCCGGCAGCCAGGAGTATCTGCGGGCGAAATACGGCCTCGATCCGGAATCGATGACTACACGGATCCTCGAGGTAGTGCGGAGTCGATCGTGA
- a CDS encoding glycosyltransferase family 9 protein encodes MKISTLRILDLWIGRPICWLITVLSFFKQVFIKRIPLTNPRKILFIKLFGIGSIVLAYPTIKATQQRFPDARICFLTFHSNKSILPIMGLLKAENIFTVRNDTITHLIGDVLSCLNTLIRINFDVVIDLEFFSRFTAILSFALRARYRIGFYGFYTEGLRRGRFINYPINYNHTLHTSRAFFTLLKPLGIYQSSFSATLPEIPPSAHFEEKINKLLVKEAGESALTEIRRWLILNPNSSDLISLRKWPAEHFVELVTLLHERFQDLGVLCIGGKEEKEVGDSLLQELANQKTGVTFINLAGLTSLEDLLDLFHFAQLFITNDSGPAHLAALTRIPTIVLFGPESPDLYSPLSENSQSITLSLDCQPCVSIFNGKHSYCHDNQCLKQLRAEKIFAVAEKILR; translated from the coding sequence ATGAAAATATCCACTCTCAGAATACTTGATTTATGGATCGGCCGCCCCATATGCTGGCTGATCACCGTGCTCTCGTTTTTTAAACAAGTGTTTATCAAGAGAATACCGCTTACAAACCCCAGGAAAATTCTTTTCATCAAACTCTTCGGGATAGGCAGTATTGTGCTGGCCTACCCGACCATCAAGGCCACCCAACAACGGTTCCCTGACGCCCGGATCTGCTTTCTCACCTTTCACAGCAACAAGTCCATACTTCCCATCATGGGCCTGCTCAAAGCCGAAAACATATTTACGGTGCGAAATGACACCATCACCCATCTTATTGGTGATGTCCTCTCCTGCCTCAACACCTTGATCCGGATAAATTTTGACGTGGTTATTGATCTCGAATTCTTTTCCAGGTTTACGGCCATTTTAAGCTTTGCGTTGCGCGCCCGTTACCGAATCGGCTTTTACGGTTTTTACACTGAAGGACTCCGTCGCGGCCGGTTTATCAACTATCCAATCAATTACAATCATACTTTACATACATCCCGGGCCTTTTTTACCCTGCTCAAGCCACTTGGCATCTACCAGAGCAGCTTCTCGGCCACCCTGCCGGAAATACCTCCCAGCGCTCATTTCGAGGAAAAAATAAACAAACTGCTCGTCAAGGAGGCAGGGGAATCGGCTTTAACAGAAATCAGGCGTTGGCTCATTCTCAATCCCAACAGCTCTGATTTAATCTCACTGCGAAAATGGCCTGCTGAGCACTTCGTTGAGCTGGTCACTCTCCTGCATGAGCGATTTCAGGACCTGGGGGTTCTCTGTATTGGCGGAAAAGAGGAAAAAGAAGTTGGCGACTCCCTTTTGCAAGAGCTTGCCAACCAAAAAACCGGGGTTACGTTCATCAACCTTGCCGGACTGACATCGCTGGAAGATCTTCTTGATCTTTTCCATTTTGCACAGCTTTTTATCACCAACGACAGCGGCCCGGCCCATCTGGCCGCCTTGACGAGAATCCCGACCATCGTTCTTTTTGGTCCGGAATCACCTGATCTCTACTCTCCGCTCAGCGAAAACAGTCAGAGCATAACTCTCAGTCTTGACTGTCAACCGTGTGTGAGCATATTTAACGGCAAACACTCATACTGCCACGACAACCAGTGTCTGAAACAATTACGCGCAGAGAAAATTTTTGCGGTCGCAGAAAAGATACTCAGGTGA